ATAAAGCAATTGAGCAGGggaaatattgcataaaactgctgGTAGTAGTAAGTTGCTTTAGTTCCCCCAAAAGGAATAAAACAGAAAGTATCCTCTAATTTACAGAATGAAAAGGACTTCAGGCATTCATTAATCATAGTAAACCAATACTTGCTTTGGTCATAACATAAAAGCACCAAAGAAAGTCTTGTGTTCAACTGTGACATCCACCATTTGTATATCACTGACTTCAACAATCAGTTGGTCTTTTTCTTCCAGAAGCAGTAATGCTCCCAAATAAATTGGTCTGTATCCTTCACTTTCCCTTTCATTGACGTTCTTGGTTCCACTGATAAGTTCCTCAGGTTCTGGATACTTGGATGTTATTTTTTTGATGGTCAGTGACACGTGTTCTGTTcttttttctgcagtatttgcGGTCAAACGGAAAGTCACTTGAGAATAGACAAAGTAAAACCCTGTTTTAGGAATCTCAAGACTCCGATTGGTATAATTCATTCCGTATTTGGTGAAGGCCAGACCATGGCGATT
This Xenopus laevis strain J_2021 chromosome 8S, Xenopus_laevis_v10.1, whole genome shotgun sequence DNA region includes the following protein-coding sequences:
- the tnfsf15.S gene encoding tumor necrosis factor ligand superfamily member 15, with translation MEVRMDMLQEENHVTVIRATQGKSLRRLKSIVTCCVLGLCILAVFIVYLMVQGFMLYQELKGICQASDNAAVHSLTFKDMESGNYMEKPRAHLTGKRQLNYVPKVQALHWENRHGLAFTKYGMNYTNRSLEIPKTGFYFVYSQVTFRLTANTAEKRTEHVSLTIKKITSKYPEPEELISGTKNVNERESEGYRPIYLGALLLLEEKDQLIVEVSDIQMVDVTVEHKTFFGAFML